The following nucleotide sequence is from Pseudomonas sp. RC10.
TTACGCGCCGCAATACAAGGTCAGTTCGGACGGCAGCATGCTCGACCCGCTGGAAGGCACCAGCAAGGAAATCGGCATCAAGGGCAGTCTGGACAGCGGCCTCAACCTGACGGCAGCGCTGTTCAAGACCAAGCAGGAGAACGTTGCGGGCAACGGGCAGTATCAGGGCAGCCGCTTCGTCTACGACCCGATGGATTACAAGAGCCACGGCGTCGAGCTGCAAGCGTCGGGCGAAGCGATGCCGGGCCTGGAAGTGTTGGGCGGCTACACCTACGTGCGCATCGACGACGATAACGACGACCGCGCCCGCAAATTCGTGCCGACCCACAGCTTCCGTGGCATGGCGACGTATCGCCTGCCGGGCCTGCCGAAAGCCAAGGTGGGCACGCGGGTCAGTTGGCAGAGCGCCGTGCAAAGCGACACCAACAGCGACGTGCGCCAGAACGCCTACGCCCTGGTGGACCTGATGAGCAGTTACGACATCGACGAGCACTGGAGCACGTCGGTCAACCTCAACAACGTCACCGACCGCAAATACCTGATGTCGCTGTACGACAGCGCCACCAGCGCCAACTACGGCGCCCCGCGCAACGTGACCGCGTCGGTGACCTGGACGTATTGAGCCGCGTGTTCCAGTAGCACTCCGACTTGCCGGCGGCGCGGTCTCACAGTCGCCACCGCCGGTACGCCGCGCTGCAGCAGCCAATCGTTGGTCACACAATCCGGCACGTCGCAAGGGTGACAATCCATTCCTCCTGTGGGAGCGAATTCATTCGCGAGAGGCCCGTACATCCGACACGTGTTTGTCGGTTGTACGATTGCATCGCGAACGAATTCGCTCCTACAGGGCTCGCGATTATCCAGCCGGAGCGTGTTCATAGGGCAGCGCTTGCGCCGACAGTCCGGCTCGGCGGCAGCATGGATCAGTCGCCCAAGGCGTCGATAAAATCCGTCGACGGCACGAAGAACAGCGCACCGCTCACGGCCTTGCTGAAATCCAGCAGCCGGTCGTAATTCCCCGCCGGGCGGCCGACGAACATGTTTTCCAGCATCTGCTCCAGCGGTTCGGGCGAGCGTGCGTAGCCGATGAAATAGGTGCCGAACTCGCCCGATCCCGGACGCCCGAACGGCATGTTGTGGCGCAGGACTTTCACCTCTTTGCCGTCTTTCTCGATGACGGTCAACGCACTGTGCGAGTTGGTCGGCTTCACGTCATCGCCCAGTTCGATGTCCGACAGCTTCTTGCGACCGATGACCAATTCCTGTTGCTCGACGGTCAACCGGTTCCAGGCCGTCATGTCGTGCAGGTATTTCTGCACGATCACGTAACTGCCGCCCGCGAACGCCGGGTCTTCATCACCGACGATGGTCGCTTCTGCCGCGCGCTTGCCTTCCGGGTTTTCCGTGCCGTCGACGAAGCCGATGATGCTGCGCATGTCGAAGTTGCGGAAACCGTGGACTTCTTCGACGACGGTCACTGCATCGCCCAAGGGTTCGAGGAGTTGGGTCGCCAGTTCGAAACACAGGTCCATGCGGTCGGCGCGGATGTGCATCAGGATGTCGCCCGGCGTGGCCACGGCGCGGCGCTCCGGCGGGCCGAACTCACGGAAGGTGTGCAGTGCTGCCGGACGGTGGGTGCCAAACAGCGAATCCCAGGCGTTGAAGCTGAAGCCGCAAATGCAGGACAGATTGCCGTCGGGCACGCGTTTGCCAACCGCGCGGACCAGACCGGCAATGTCGGCGCACCAGGCCCGGGCGGTTTCAATGGCGTCATCGCCCGGCGCCAGAGTCGCCACCATGAAGATCGCGCTGCTGGTGATGGGCGTGTCGATGCCTTGGGGGAATGGGGTGACTTTGATCATTTTCCAGAAATTCCTTTTCTGTGGGAGCGAGCTTGATCACTCCCACAGGTCACTCTTCACACAATAATCGGGGGAAAATCAGTCCAGATCCGCCGCCGAATGCCGCTCCGGCACTTGTTTGTCTTCATCACCCCAGGTGCGGTTCACCCGCAGGCCGCGCACGACGGCCGGGCGGTTGGCGATGGTTTCGGCCCAGCGCTGGATGTGGGTATAGCTCTCGGCGTCGAGGAATTCAGCGGAGTTGTACACGGTGCCGCGCACCAGTTGGCCGTACCACGACCACACCGCGATGTCAGCGATGCTGTAGTCCTTGCCGCCCAGGTACGGGCTTTCAGCGAGACGACGGTCGAGCACGTCGAGCTGACGTTTGGCTTCCATGGTGAAACGGTTGATGGCGTATTCGATCTTTTCCGGGGCGTAGACGTAGAAATGCCCGAACCCGCCGCCCAGATAAGGCGCTGCGCCCATCTGCCAGAACAGCCAGTTCAGGGTTTCGGTACGGCCCGCCGGATCGGTGGGTAGCAACGCACCAAACTTCTCCGCAAGGTAGAGCAGGATCGAGCCGGACTCGAACACGCGCACCGGCGGCTCGACGCTGCGGTCCAGCAAAGCCGGGATCTTGGAATTCGGGTTGATGTCGACGAAACCGCTGGAGAACTGGTCGCCCTCACCAATGCGGATCAGCCACGCGTCGTATTCGGCATCGGTCTTGCCCAGCGCCAACAGCTCTTCGAGCATGATGGTGACTTTCACCCCGTTGGGGGTCGCCAGCGAATACAGTTGCAGCGCGTGCTTGCCGACGGGCAGGACTTTCTCGTGGGTCGGACCGGCCACCGGACGGTTGATCTTGGAGAACTGACCACCGGATTCCGCATCGTTTTTCCAGACCTTGGGCGGTACGTATGCTGCGTTCGACATGAAACTAACCTCTTGAAGTGAGTCACTGCGAAGGGTCCATGGGCACCGCCAGACGACACGGCGGACCGCAACCAGACCGGGCGTGATGGAGAGCGGTTCAGGGTATGCGCTTACGTTGGGGCGGCTCAAGAACATTTCAATCGCGACGTCTTGGCTTTAACCTGACACCCCTTCCTAGCCCCTCCCCGACAGGAACGCCATGCTCGCCCCCTTTTCCGGTGCCAAGATCGCCGTGCTGTGTGAAGGCCAGTTGCTGATCTACCTCCGCGACGACATCCCCACGATTCCATGGCCCGGCCTGTGGGACCTGCCGGGCGGCGGCCGGGAACATGACGAAACCCCGCTGCAGTGCGCGTTGCGTGAAACCCATGAAGAATTCGGCCTCACCCTCGATCCGGCGTGGATAGTCTGGCAACGGCTGTACGCAGGCCAGGGCATGCACGGCCTCGACACGTGGTTTTTCGTGGCTGAGGTGCCGCCGGGCACATTCGATCAGGTGGTCTTCGGCGATGAAGGCCAGCGCTGGCTAATCAGCTCAGTCGAAGCCTTTCTGGCCCTGCCGGACGCCATTCCCCGCCTGCAACAGCGTTTACGCGAGTACCTGAACGACGGCCGATAACTGCCTGTCAGCCCAACGGACGTGCCGCATCCCGAGCAAACAGCGCCGCCAATTCCTCAGAAGGCACCGCCTTGCTGAAATGGAAGCCCTGCACCTCATCGCACGGATGCCGTTGCAGGCATTCCAGTTGCTCCAGGGTTTCAACGCCTTCGGCAGTGACCGTCATGCCCAGCGAGCGCCCCAGATCGATCATCGCCTGCACGATCGCCTGATCGTTGCCGCGCTCGGTCATGTGGGAGATAAAGCTGCGGTCGATCTTGATCCCGTCCAGCGGGTATTTGCGCAAGTACGCCAGCGATGAAAAACCGGTGCCGAAATCGTCCAGACTGAGCCGTACGCCCAGGGCCCGCAGCGCCGTGAGCGTCGCCAGCGCGGCGTGAGCATGATCGAGCAGCACGCGCTCGGTGATTTCCAGCTCCAGGCGGCTGGCGGGTAAACCGCTGTCGAGCAACGCGGCGGCCACCACCGCGACCACGTCTTCGTTCTCGGCCAATTGGCCCGGCGACAGGTTCACTGACAGGCCGATGTCGTCCGGCCAGGTCATCGCTTCGCGGCACGCAGTGTTCAACACCCACTGCCCCAGCGGCTGAATCAACCCGGTCTCTTCCGCGAGGCCGATGAAGGTGTCGGGCGGGAGCAGGCCGCGCTCCGGATGCTGCCAACGCACCAGCGCCTCGAAACTGCGCAGCGAGCCGCCAACGGTGGCGTAACGCGGCTGGTAATGCAGGCGCAACTGACCGTCGAGCAGCGCCTGACGCAGTTCCTGTTCGAGCTGACGACGCGCCACCAGTTGGGTTTTCATGCTGTCGTCGTAGAAACACCACGTGTTGCGACCGGCGCCTTTGGCCTGATACAGCGCAATGTCGCCGGTGCTCAACAGCTCAGCGGCGGTGTGCGCGTTTTCCGGGGCCTGAGCGATACCGATGCTGGTGCCGATGAACACGGTCTGCCCCTCGACCTCCAAAGGTCGGCACAGGTCGTCCACCACCCGCCCACACAGTTCAATGATGTCGCCTTTTCGCGTCTCGCCCACCAGCACCAGAATGAATTCGTCGCCCCCCAGCCGCGCGACCATGCCATTCGGTTGCGCGTGGCTGCGCAGGCGCTGGGCGACTTCCTGCAACACGCGGTCGCCGATGGCGTGGCCCAGCGCGTCATTGATCGGTTTGAAGCGGTCCAGGTCCAGACTCAACACCGTCAGCGCTGACGGCGCCGGTCGATCCAGGTGTTCGTCGAGGAATTGGTGCAGGCGCAAGCGGTTCGACAAGCCGGTCAGGGAATCATGCAACGACAGCTGGCGAAAACGCTGCTCGCTGCTGGTCAGTTCCAGTTGGCTCGCGTGCAAGGCGTCGAATTGCGCATCGATCTGTCGCGCCGACGTCAGCGCATACCGCACCAGCATCGCGAGGACGATCGCCAGCACCAGCACCCCGGAAATGAACAGCGGCAAGGTCTGTTGAAGCAGGTCCATGCCGGGCTTGGGCGGCACCCAGCCCAATTCGATCCTGGAACCGAGCAGCGGCATCTGGTCATAGCCCTGCCGTGGCGCGGGGGACACGGAGATCGTCGGCAGACCGTAGGTGTCGCTGAGGTGCGCGAGCTTGGCGGGGTCGAGGATGGTCACGAACATCATCACCGACGCGGGGCCGGGCACCGGTTCGATCAGCGGGTCGGACGCCGGGCTGATGGTCGCTGCGGCCACCAGCGCGGGCACGCCGTCGACGCTGAACGCGCGCACCAGCCCGTCGTTCTCCTGAGTGGACTGGCGAGCATCGGCGATCAACGCGCTTAAATCGCCTTCCAGCCAGTCGCCGGCCTGAATCATCGAGGGCTTGCCATCGATCACCGCGTAACGGGTGCGGTCGTTGGCATCAATCACCAGCACGCCGTTGTAGCCGTACAACTCGTAGGGCACCGCGCCGACGTTGCGCTGTTCGTCAGCCCACGGCTTGTCCACCACCATGTGCAAGTGTTTGTAGGCCTCGCCCCACTTGGCGTAGTTGATGATGTTGCGCCCCACCTCGTTGCGCACCTGATCCAGCGTGCGAGAGATGAACGTGCGCGAACGCTGCTGCACGTCGCGATCCTGATTGAGCGCGTTCTGCACCAGCAGGTAGCCACTCAGCCCGATCAGCAGCAACAGCGCGCAGATCGCCGGAAAGAGGCGCAGGATCAAGTGGCGACTGCGACGTGTGGCGGCCCAGTCGGCCAGTGTGGGTTTGAACATGCAGACACCTGAATGCATCGACGGTAACGACAGCGACTCGTCTGGACCGGCCGTCAGCGAGACGCTGCGGCCGACCGATGATTGCGATTGGCTATCGTAACCGGCTGTTTCTGCAGGGGCTAGCGGTCATTCTGCGAAGCGGCGGTTACTTGGTCGCGAACAGCCGCCTTGTCGATGACCGAGTACACGTTGCGAATCCGCCCGTCGCTGAATTCATAGAACACGTTCTCGGTGAACTGCACGCGCTGGCCGTTGACCGCCGCGCCAAACAGTTCGCCCACCGGGGTGCAGTCAAAACGCAGGCGGGCCGCGACGTGCGGCGGGTCCGCCAGCAACATGTCGATCCCGAAATGTAAGTCGGGGATGGCGCGAAAATCGTTCTCCAGCATGCGTTGGTAGCCCTCCAGCCCGATGCGCTGGCCGTTGTAATGGGCCTCCTCATCGACAAACCGGCCGAGGTTGGCCCAGTCCTGACGGTTCAGGCAATCGATGTAACGGCGATACAGGCTGAGGATTTCGGGTTCGGACATGGGGGAAGCTCCCTTTTTTTATCGCTGCGGGTGCAGCCTTCGGAAATTAGGGCTTCATGGCGCGACGTTAGTTCAAAGGGTGCATCGGTCATCTTGCCGTCCTGCGAGCCCTGTCAAAGCGGTACGGCAACAGGCCTCGGGCGCCATCGATCCCCCCGAACCTTCAGATCACCCTTCGGTGCAGCTTGAACGCGCCGACATTCGGGGCATAAGACCCCCTGACCAGGTGGCTGATCCGCTCGGCACTGGCGCACGCCAGCGTCCACCCCAGGGCGCCATGCCCGGTGTTGACGAAGAGATTTTCCACGGGGGTGGCATCGATGTACGGCAATCCGTCCACCGTCATGGGCCGCATGCCGCACCAGGCGTTGACCTCAGCGGGCATGCGGATCTGTGGGTAAAGGTTGCTCAATGCATGCTTGAGGTTCGCCACTCTGGATTCACGCAGCGTACGGTCGTTGCCTGCGAACTCGACGGTGCCGGCCACGCGCAGCCGGTTACCCAGCGGGGTGACACAGATATGCTCGTGATCGTCGACAATGGGCCGCGTTGGCGCGATACCCACCTCATCCCGATCCAACGTCAGCGAGTAGCCTTTGACCGGCGTGATAGGCAGCTTCACACCCCAGGGCGCCAGCAGCCGTGGGGAGGCCGCGCCACTGCAGACGATGACCCGCGCCGCCTCGATTCGCCCATTGGCCAGTTTTACGCCGGTGATTTTACCGGACGCCACTTCCAGCCCTGTCACCTGCGTCTCGTATTGAAAACGGACCCCCTCGCCCGCCGCGACGCGTGATATCTCCTGAGTGAATTTGTGCGCATCCCCCCAGCAGTCATTTTCCAGCCAGAGCCCGACCTCGATACTCGACTCGATCGGCAACAGCGAGGGTTCGAGCGTGACGCACCCCAGCCGGTCCAAACGTTTCACGCTAGCGCCCATTCGCTCCAGCAGCGTGGCAAAGGCTTCTGCGCTCGAACGCGCGTTTGGGCCTTTGAAGATTTCCAGAAACCCGCCCCGCCCCAAGTCGAACTTCATCGCATCGCGGGCCAGCAATGTGTCCATCAGGCCCAGGCTATGTTGCGCGAAACGGGTCAAGGTGTTGGCCGTGTCGCGGTATTTGCTGTCGCGACAGTTGGCCAGAAATTTGAGCCCCCAGCTGCCCAGCGCGGGGATGGCCGAGGGACGCAGCAGCAGAGGCGCGTCTTCACGCCCCAGCCATTTCAGCATTTGCAGCGGCGTGCCTGGCGATGACCAGGGCAACGCGCTGTTGGCCGCCAGCAAACCACCATTGGCGAAACTGGTTTCCATGCCGGGTGCAGGCTGGCTGTCCAGAACGGTGACCGACAATCCTTCCCGGGCGAGAAAACAGGCCGTCGTGGCGCCGATGACGCCCGCTCCAATGATGATCGTGGCGGTCATGGCTTACGGTTCCAGGTAGGCGTTGGCAATGATTTCAATCTTGGCGCCCGGCACCATCAGATCGGCGATGATCGTCGCGCGGTTGGGGAATGGCGTATTGAAAAACGCCCGGTAAACCGCATTCATCCCCTCGAAGTAAGCCTTGTCGGTGAGGATGACTTGCAGCTGGGTGTAGTCGTCCATGGTCCCCCCTGCGGCTTCGATCGTCTGCTTCAGGTTCTTGAGTGTGAGTTCGGTCTGGGTCGCGATGTCGCCGGTTTCAATGCTGCCGTCGGGATAGATCGGAATACTCGCGGTGTAAAGGGTCTTGCCGCCGACAGTGGCCCATTCGACCGGTGCGGATCCCTCTGGAAGGCCGGTTGTGATGACGTTACGCATAGTGACTCCTTTTGAAGTGGGGGTTGCGGTTGGGATAGCGGTTGAACAGACCCGGGGGGCGGTTGCGTCAGGTGGACGTTCTGGAGGTTTTGCGCTCCAGCATGCGGACGGCGATCGACAGCGGGAAACACAGCGCGAAATACAGGGCCCCCACGATCAGATAGGTTTCCAGCGGCATGAAATACACCGAACTCAGGTCTTGGGCCCGCAGCATCAGGTCGGGCGTGGCGATGAGCGACGCCACTGACGTGTCTTTCAAAAGGGAAATCGCCACATTGCCTATCGGCGCAAGCACGACGCGGATCGCCTGAGGCAGGACGACCCAGCGCAACATCTTGAAGCGGGTCATGCCGATGGTCTGGGCGGCTTCGAACTGGCCTTTGGGCACGGCTTCGATGCCTGCGCGATACACCTCGCTGAGGTAAGCCGATGCGTTGAGGCCCAGACCGATGGTCGCGGCCTGAAAGGAGCTGAACTCAATGCCGATGGCTGTCAGCCCAAAGTACAAAATGAACAGCTGCACCAGCGCCGGGGTGCCGCGGAACAGCTCCACATAGGCCACGGCCAGACGCACGACGCCACGGTGGCGACTCATGCGCAGCAGCGCTACGACCATGCCCACGACCAACCCGATGGCCAATGCGCTCAACGCCAATTGCAACGTCGAGACGGCGGCGCTCAGCAGTTCTTCGCGGCAGGCCTGCCAGAGTTCGTAATACGTCATCTCAGTGCCCCCTGCGCAAGCTGGATTCGGCGCGATTGCCTACTCTCGCCAGTACCAGGCTCAAGACCAGATAGATGACGGCCACCATCAGGTAAATGAGGTTGGTCTGGTACGTTTCGCTGACCAGCATCCGGGCCTTGAATGCCAGTTCCGGCACTGCAGCGGCGGACGCCAGGGAAGTGTCCTTGAGCAGGCCGATGGCGAAGTTGGCCATGCCTGGCAACGCTACCTTGACGGCCTGCGGCAGCACGATCATGCGCATCGCCATCCGCCGCGTCATGCCGATGGCCGCAGCGGCCTCGCCCTGGCCTCTGTCCACGTTGTTGATCGCCGAGCGAAAGACTTCACACAGGATCGCCGCGCCATTGAGCCCGAAGCCGACGATCGCGGCGACCGTCGCCGGCAAGGTCAGCCCGAGATGGGCGAGGCCGAAATACAGGATGAACAGCTGGGTCAGGATGGGCACGTTGCGGAACAGTTCTAGATACACGCTCGCCAGGGAACGTAGCCACAGGCTGCGGGAAATACGCATCAACGCCAGGACGAACCCCAGCAGCATCGCGACCGCAAACGAGGCGACGGTCAGCCCCACGGTGCTGAGCGCGCCGAAGCCGAGCACTTTAAGAAAATAGGGAAACAGCGACAGGGCACGTTCCAGCTCATCGATGAACACCACGGTCAACGCTCCTGCACAGCGCGCAGGAAGGCGCGGGTGCGGTCCACCTGACTGTCACGAAACACCTGAGCAGGTGAACCCTGCTCGACGACGCGGCCGTCCGCCATGAACACCACCTGGTCCGACACCTGCTCGGCGAAACGCATTTCATGGGTGACGATGATCATGGTCATGCCCTCCTCGGCGAGCTGGTGCATGACGCCGAGCACCTCCCCGACCAGCTCCGGGTCCAGCGCGGACGTCGCCTCGTCGAACAACATCAACTTGGGCTTCATGGCCAGCGCGCGCGCAATGGCCACCCGCTGCTGTTGGCCGCCGGACAGCTGATCAGGGAACGCCTGCTCTTTGCCATGCAGCCCGACTTTGGCCAACAGCGCTCGCGCCTGCTCCGCCACTTCTTTTGCCGGGCGGCCCTGAACCTTGAGCGGGCCGAGCATGATGTTCTGCAGCACCGTCAGGTGGGCGAACAGGTTGAAGCGCTGAAACACCATGCCAATCGAGCCCCGCATGCGCGCCAGTTCTGCGTCACGCAGGGCCACCCGGCGCTCGCCGACCTGGCGCTGCCCCATCAACTGGTTATCGATATAGATGTCTCCCGATGAGGGTTCTTCCAGGTAGTTGATGCAGCGTAAAAGCGTGGTCTTGCCCGAGCCGCTCGGTCCGATCAGCGAGACTTTCTGCCCCGGCAGGACGTTCAAGTCGATGCCCTTGAGCACCTCGATCCGACCGAACGACTTGTGCAACCCTTGAATACGGACGAGCGGCTGCCCCGCCGAAGCGGTAGGTGGTGTGTACGACATGGAAAAACCCTTTTCGAGAATCGCGACGCGGCGGTTGACAGGCAATCAGCTGAAGACTGGGCTGAAATCGCGCGCTTGATGTTCGAAGGGTCCCAGCAGATTGCCTTGGGCGTCTCGGTCAACACCGAGCCGAGGATCGACCGGCATCGGCACCAGATAATCAGGGTTCTTGATGCCGTACTTGGCCAGGATGGGTGCAATCTGGCCGGTGGACTTGAGCCACCGGACGCCCTGGTTGATCGCGTCGAACAGATCGTGATGCTTCGGATAAACGCCCCAGATCGCCTGGAATTTCCCGGTGAGGTTTGGATAACGCTCATCGAACGCCATCGGCACCTGTTTGAGCTTCATGCCGGGGTTCTGCAGGATCATGTAGTCGATGGTGGGGGCGTCGAGCACGGCGAAGTCCAGACGCCCCGCAACCACGTCACGGATGCAGGCGTCTGAGTTGTCGTAGAGTTTGACTTCCTTGACGCCCGGGATTTTCTTCATGTCGGGCACCACGGAGTAGCCGGTGTTGCTGCCCAGCGTGCGCCCTTTCAGATCATCTGCGCTGATCGTGGACGCAAACGGCTCGCTGTCACGCATGATGATGTAGGCGCCGGTGTAGAACACAGGGTCTGTCAGCAGCAGGATTTTGGAGCGCATCGGGTTCCAGGCGAAGTTACCGCCGAACCAGTCGGCCCGGCCTGATCGCACCGCCTCGATCACTGCCGGGAAGCCCATCGGCAGAATGTCCAGCTTCAACTGCAGCCGATCGGCGATCAGCTTGAGCATTTCCAGGTCAGTGCCTACAGGCTGGCCGTCCCGCACGGCCCCCAATGGCATGTCACCCATGCAGGCGGCGGTCAGGTAACCCGGCCGAATCGTTTTGATGGGTGCGCTGGCTGCAAAGCTTTTGGACACGGGGCCCAGGACGCCAGCGGCAACGCATGCAGCGGCGCCATAAGCGGAGGCTTTGAGTAATGAGCGGCGGGACAGTCCCCGTTGAAAAAGAGTCGAATCTGAAGTCATGAGTCACCTACCACGGAGAATTGATGGACTGGCTTGCGTCGTCGCTGACGATTGCAAACTTCGAACAACAGGCTGGGCAGACTGAACAGTGAGACGGTGAAACGTGTTCTTTTTAGTGTTGGCGAAATGAAATCTATCGTCGATTTTGCATAAATGCAAATATTTTTCTCAATTGAGAAGCCGTGCAAAATGCTGCAAACTCTCGGCCTGCCCGTCTACTGGACTCCGGACATTCCCCATGAGCGTCAAGACTCGCGACAAAGCCCCTTCGCCAAAAAAGGCGGCGCTCCAGATCGAGGCGTCGGTTGAACGCATTCCCAACGTGCCCGGCCCCATGCATGAGCCCGGGCCGATGATTGCGATGCAACGCAAGAAGCTCAAATGGTCGCTGACCCGACTGGCCGAGAAGTCCAACGTCTCGATCTCCACCATCTCAAGAATCGAAAACGGCCTCATCTCCCCGACCTACGCCGTGCTGGCGCGGCTGTGCGAAGCCTTGGAAATCCGCTGGGCCGACATGTTAGGCGAGGAAGAACAGCGCTCTGCAACGGGATGTCGCGTGGTCAATCGGGCGGGCAGCGGGGTGATGCACAACACAGCGCGGGGGGTGTATGAATGGTTGGGGGCGGACCTTGCAACCAAGCGTATGGAGCCGACCATCGTCGACGCGATTCCGGACACCGGCTTGCGTACGCTGGAGGGGCACGAAGGGGAAGAGTTCTTGCTGGTGCTAGAGGGCACCATCGTGTTTTTCATGCAGGACTACGCCCCGCTTGAAATGACCCAGGGCGACAGCGTGTACTTCGATGCTTCGATTCCGCACGCCTACTACGGCATTACGCAACCCGCTCGATTCCTGAGCGTTGTCTCGCGCCAGCGCACCTGATGCGACGCCGTCTTCGGCGTCGCTGCCGAGGCGTCGCACCTTCGGCCAGTCCAGCAACGGGGACCTTCAGTTCCCCGCCACCTGCGCCACTTCACCCGAGGTCACCAGCGCTTTGAGCGAGGCGTCGAATTGTTTCAGGGCGTGGACTTGCAACGCGCGCTGCTGATCGATCTGCGCGGCAATTTCAGGGGCGGCCTTGTCGTGAACCCAGACCGATGTCAGCTCCTGAGCACCCGCACCTTCCGCTTTACCAATGTATTGCAGGTTTTCGTCATAAAACTTGGCGACAAACCGTGCCTCTACTTTGCTATTACGCTGGGTCACGAGTTGGTTGTAGGTGTCGAGCATGACCACCACATCAGGGCGCGCTTTCATCAACGCATCGAGGTTGTCGTAAACAGTGACCGACGCAAACTCTTTGGCAATCGACGCTTTGAGCCAATCGATCGCCAGCTTCGGATCGGAGCTGTTGACGAAGGCCTCACGAATCCGCGAGTCCAGCGCGCCATTTTTCACGCCCTTCAATGCCACGGCGTGATAACGCTCAAGGTATTGGAGCGTGCTGACGGTGTTTTCGCTGTAAAGAACGCCCACCGACTGGGTTTTTCTCAACGCAATGTTGCTGTCAGCCACGGGCGCGAAATGGCAGGAATGTTCATCCACGGCAGCGGTGGCCGCATAAACAGGCGCGGTGGCAGCGATGCCCCCAGTGAGGACG
It contains:
- a CDS encoding amino acid ABC transporter ATP-binding protein, which translates into the protein MSYTPPTASAGQPLVRIQGLHKSFGRIEVLKGIDLNVLPGQKVSLIGPSGSGKTTLLRCINYLEEPSSGDIYIDNQLMGQRQVGERRVALRDAELARMRGSIGMVFQRFNLFAHLTVLQNIMLGPLKVQGRPAKEVAEQARALLAKVGLHGKEQAFPDQLSGGQQQRVAIARALAMKPKLMLFDEATSALDPELVGEVLGVMHQLAEEGMTMIIVTHEMRFAEQVSDQVVFMADGRVVEQGSPAQVFRDSQVDRTRAFLRAVQER
- a CDS encoding XRE family transcriptional regulator, which encodes MSVKTRDKAPSPKKAALQIEASVERIPNVPGPMHEPGPMIAMQRKKLKWSLTRLAEKSNVSISTISRIENGLISPTYAVLARLCEALEIRWADMLGEEEQRSATGCRVVNRAGSGVMHNTARGVYEWLGADLATKRMEPTIVDAIPDTGLRTLEGHEGEEFLLVLEGTIVFFMQDYAPLEMTQGDSVYFDASIPHAYYGITQPARFLSVVSRQRT
- a CDS encoding ATPase; this translates as MRISTLLTLVAVLTGGIAATAPVYAATAAVDEHSCHFAPVADSNIALRKTQSVGVLYSENTVSTLQYLERYHAVALKGVKNGALDSRIREAFVNSSDPKLAIDWLKASIAKEFASVTVYDNLDALMKARPDVVVMLDTYNQLVTQRNSKVEARFVAKFYDENLQYIGKAEGAGAQELTSVWVHDKAAPEIAAQIDQQRALQVHALKQFDASLKALVTSGEVAQVAGN
- a CDS encoding transporter substrate-binding domain-containing protein: MSKSFAASAPIKTIRPGYLTAACMGDMPLGAVRDGQPVGTDLEMLKLIADRLQLKLDILPMGFPAVIEAVRSGRADWFGGNFAWNPMRSKILLLTDPVFYTGAYIIMRDSEPFASTISADDLKGRTLGSNTGYSVVPDMKKIPGVKEVKLYDNSDACIRDVVAGRLDFAVLDAPTIDYMILQNPGMKLKQVPMAFDERYPNLTGKFQAIWGVYPKHHDLFDAINQGVRWLKSTGQIAPILAKYGIKNPDYLVPMPVDPRLGVDRDAQGNLLGPFEHQARDFSPVFS